In Scomber japonicus isolate fScoJap1 chromosome 11, fScoJap1.pri, whole genome shotgun sequence, the genomic stretch TGGAAGTTTCCAGGTTCTCGTCTCACCCCGTGCGTATGTGGCAAAATGGCTTTACTCACTTGGAGGGCTTTTAATGAGCTAATTAACCTTTCCTGCATGTCTTCCAGGGGATGGAGCAGAGCCTGACAATTTAAAACACTGTTATCTGCTCATGCTTTCAAAATGCAGCACGCTGCACTGCAGAGGTATCAAAGCCATCGAAATACACAACGGATTTCCTTAGCCATATGTGATACTGTTTGTTCAACAGTATGCTAAACAAAATTAAACACCAAAAGACCAAATAcgtttgtgtcagtgtgttaacAACTTGAACAATGGTGTAAAGGCTACTATGAATGTAAATTGTGGTCTTAACAGAACAAGTGtgctttataagaaataatGTACAGATgatcttttctcccttttttgtgTGACATCTTCCCAGCAGTGGCACTGAAcgatttgacatttttgtaatATATCTAACCCTATGATCTGTTAGAtgcagttttattatttttacccATCATATGCTGTCACATTGTGCAATCTGATTTTGTATGTGATTACATACTCCTGTCCTTCCACTCGCTGACTTTTACACACTTACTCTGCTCTTTATTGCTTTGCACCCTCCTTTCATTTAAGAAAAGTTGTAGAAACTTGACATCATTCACTTGATTATATTGTTTTGGTGGCTGGCCTAAtgcaaaattaataataaatagaatattGTGTTGGTTTTTATCCTGAAATGTGTTGTTACTGTCAAGACCCTGTtgttgaaaagaaatggaatcaAACTGAATGTCTGTTCATTTTTTACAAAGCAAATCATTTGCTAGGTATTGTGCGACTGCACTGTGGAGCATACTTTTATATGTTCTTCTGATTGTTAATAAAGTGGAATGAATGCTGTTGAAAGTGTTGGCATAGTGTGAAATTTGTGAGTTGCGTTTGCGAGCTGGCATGTTATTATGTTGAGTCTTGGCAGTTTTTCTGTAATGAGCCTGCGCAGTGTTGCCATTAGTTCTGTACATTTACCTTGACTTGCAGTGACTCCACATTGAAGAAACATTGATGGGATATTTGAACAGACATCTGAATGACTCATCATTATCTTTAGTATGAAGCAATCCGCTTAAGGAATTTTCCATTTTAGAGTTGTTTCTTTTCTATTTCAGAATAATGTCAACTTCTTTTGTAAGcacacattttcactttctATTTTCTGTACTGTAACATGTAATAAAATTGATACATGAAAACTGCTTGTCATGTTGGATTTTTCTGTATTATCAGTACACTTTTTGCAATGTGCAATGTAATAGTAgcctaattaaaaaaaaacaaaaaaacgtgtTTCCACCACTTCACTTTTTACATTCTGGGAATAGCCGTTTGGTAATTTATCATTGTTACCATTTAAAGTTGAAGTCAATTTTGTACTTCCTTTTTTCAGTACTTGTTGACTTCTCAAGCTGTCACATTCAAATATAATGGTGTCATTAATAATACCAATTTCCCCTTGGTCTCCCCAAACATCCTTATCCAGACTGTTATTCATCCTACTGCCAAGATTGTCATCTCCCAGTTTTCTACTATTTCTATAATTATTATATCAGTTATTCGTTAGAACGTGGGAGAAGCTGAACTGGAGTTTGTCATGTTGAAGGAGCAAGataaagagaaagggagagagattgGCCAGGCAGGAAGTTGTGTGAGTGTGGTTAGCTGAGCGGAACAATAGAGGGGAAGCTGTTATGCCCTTTTTTGTACTGTATTCATTCTGCGTAGTCCTTCAGTCTAAACTGGAACCGGTTACTGAAGGACCAAACTGAGAGTTAAGGAAATCAGTGGAGCTTTGTAGGAAGAAATTAAGGTAAAGCTGGGTGGTCTAAGCAATCCACTGATGACAGGAACAGACATCCACCATACCTAGCCAGAGTCTGTCAGAACAGAGACTGCGCAATTCAGGCACGAGACCCGTCATGTTACCAGTGTGAGACTGTATGGGACCCGCAATGGCAGTTTTAGCAGGTGTGCAGTCTGGACAAAAGACAGGTGAAGGGAGGCTGTCCTGGCCAGTTTTCCTGCTGACACTAGCTGCAGtcacctcctcttctctttcagctCTGTCTTTGTACCAACTGGTAGCCCTCAGAGCTGAGGTAGAGGGACTCAAGTCAGAGGTTTATCGCAGGAGAGAAGAGGGACAAGAGGTCAAGCACGGAGGCCAGGTGAGAGACAGTTAGTCCTTTAGCTACATAGCAGACACCCTGATCTGAGCAGGGTTATAAAGACTTACAAGACATTGTGTTTCACTCgtgtatattgtttttctaAGGATTGTATTGTGTCTGTACAGACTGAGAATATAAGTAGCAGGAGAGGCAGCCAGGAGCCGCTGCACCAGCCAGGCTCTCAACAGGCTTTCACCCACACAAGGAGGAAAAGAATGGTCTCTGGAACAGAGACATTAGGTAAGACACATTAGCCTACACCTGAGCCTGGCAGTTGACTATTCAGGAGATGTTGCAACAAAATTGAGTAATATAATACATGCGACCAATTCCTTTTCCAGTAAGGTGGAGATGAAGGTCTGATCTACAATGTATTTCTTCTTATTATATTTCCTATACCATTGTCAAGTTAAGTTTATTAATACAGCccaaaatgacatgtttgtctCAGAGGTACATACCGAAACAAAACAGTGTCCCCTTTAAAATACACATGCCAAGTGTGAATGACTCATCAGCTTTGGTGACCATGTGAAATACAAAATGCTCTGCAGCAGTAACAATGTTTAGATGTGTGGTGAGATAACACCATAGTCGCAGTcaatgtgttactgtgttaacCATGAGTTCAAGCAATTTAACAAACCTTGGTGTGTGCAGAGCACCAACATTTAAGCTGCTGCCGGGTGTCGACACCATCAATGGATTTTgccaaaaaaggaaaaggggaaggagcagaagaaaaaaaaattacagccATGAAATAAGCAAAGTGCAGAtggttaaaacaaaaaagaagatgcTGGCCAGTTTTGACATAAAtttctcttgtgttttgtcACAGTTTCTCAGCCTTGCCTGCAATTGCTGGCAAACAACAGCAGGAAAACCTTCATTAAaggtacagtatatacagtatactttgCTGATTTgtataagttttttttttttttttggatttcaaaaatatataaaagtattcattaacattttgctttttgaaatgtattttcttttggaTCTAGCAAGCTTATGTTAAATAAACccataattataaaataattgtttaggTAGTGACTCACTGATTGACGATTACAACAGATCAACTTTTTTGATAGATGTGCAGCTTTAAgtgatttgacatgtttttataatgtcatGTCATGGACCAGAATTTGCCCTGGAGCCACACACAGGTATCCCCTGGCAGACTGGGCTGAGGAGAGGCTCTGCCTTggaggcagacagagacagcatattagtcagagaggagggtttCTACTTTGTGTACAGTCAGGTAGGTCTGTTTGTTGTCATTTCATAGTTTTTCCACAGGGGGGTACTGCTGAACTGTGAGGAATCAGTCTAATACACTCAGTGCAAGAAAAAGGGTGTGCTCTGCTCAAGCACTGCTGTTGGTTAACAGACCTTGAAGTAACGTCAATGATGCATGTGTATGAAATAAATCTCTATATCAGTTTGCACTTtgcacactgctgctgcatATTAAAACTCAGGCAAGCACCAGACCTTCTAGATTGAACCCTGTATTTCTGATATGCTCAGGTCTATTACATGGACACCACCTTTGCAATGGGCCATGTGGTGATTCGGAGGAAGAGGAATGTAGTGGGGGACGAGCCTCAGTATGTGATCCTGTTCCGCTGCATCCAGAATATGAACCCCGAGTACCCTTACAACACCTGCTACACAGGAGGTCagcctgtgtttttgtttatgtcCTGCTATGCTCACCCTTTTTACAGCAGCTGCTACAGAAGGTCAATCTGCGTGTTTTCCTGTTTAGTCAAGctgaagcatgtgtgtgtgtgtgtgtgtgtgtgtgtgtgtgtgtgtgtgtgtgtggatgaaaaaaagaaaattccaGTAGTGCATAATACCATATCATCCTTCAGGTATTGTGAAGCTGGAGGCCGGGGACAACTTGGAGCTACTGATCCCTCGGTCCACAGCTGACGTGTCCCTGGATGGAGACGCCACCTTTGTGGGTGCTGTCAAACTGGCTTAAAGAGTGTCACCTTGCTTTGGACCCGGGGGACTCTGTTGTGGTGGGAAAGAGCTGGCGTAGTGGGAGGAAATGGAGCAGCGAGGCACAGTTCTGGTGACCTCGCCTGACTGGTTATTGTGAGAAGAGTACAGGAAGCAGCCGTTTCTGCACTGGCTGAATGAAAGACTGAGACTTTTGCTGATGGCACCGTACTCTTGAACATCTTCCGGCTAGCtatattactgtatgtttttttctaccACATATCAAGACAAAACATAGTGTTTTTCTTCACATACACATGGCAACGTCTTCTACTCTTAAATGTATCAATCAATAATGTTTCATTACTGTGTCACTGACATAGTTCTTCTCATATGCTTTATTTCTGATTTACTATCTGAATGTCACGGTTTGATTTACGTTTACCTGTATATGTCTCATTGAAATAAAAATCCAGATGCAATAGAATGACAATTCTGGCACACGAGATGACATCATTTGCAATCATGGTGGAGGATGTTGTTCCATTATTGGCCACAAGAAGGAGAGACTTGAGTGTAGCATCCCGCCAGGCAGCAGAGAAAATCAGGTAAACGATTGACAAGCAGTATAGGGAGATGATGTCTGCACATTCAAAGGAGCCGAGGATCCCCAATGAACCAGTGAAATATTCTTAATGGATAATTCTTTGCTTTATGCTAGTGGCAGTGGATTTCCAGTCAACTTTTTCATGACTCAAAACCAAATCTCATAACTAAACGTTCTGTGAATTCTGTgtatacagtacacatacaAAAGTGAGTATGCTATGAGGTGTCAGAATCAGTCATTTTTAGAGTACGTTTGCATACAGTAGGACTTGGTgataattcaatattttctgaAAAGGAATAATGATGATCACATGTTATCAGATAAACATCGGTTGCATAAATGAATGATTCACTGAAAATTGGAAATAGAAAATGAACTTCAAAATTCAGGACAGAATTTAAATCATGGAAAATATGGATATTGATCTCATTCATATTGTCAACCTCTTGTATACAGTACTTCTTATGtacacaaataaatgataaCAAAATATAACTTGGCTGTGGCTGTTATCTGGGGAGCAACCAAAACTTGCAAAAAATATTGTACAGTTCATGTGCTGTTGGTACCTAATTTTTAGATACAGAGGTTTGGTtacagaggagagacaaaaaCAGCAGGGATTGAAGTTGTTTTGCACATTATGCCTGATGTGTCTGCATTGGGTTGCATCTGCACAGCAGCAGTGCCACAGCTAGTGGAGTCTATTGTGGCCAGTATTCAATGTGTCAGTGTACTATGCTCTACTATTTTCAGTCTCCTTCCTCACCTTGTATTGAATCTACTTGAAAATGTACATAAATGTCTTAACTTATTCATGATTGACATAACATCAATAGTCATAATCATACCAATAATAGCTGCTCTAAACAAGTTATGCTAGTCTTTTAACATTAGGACTGAAATTATGCTTTGGGGACATTCTCATGGTTTTTTTATACTTATAtgtaacacatttacatttgttttctgcGTCGGACCCAACACCTGACAGAGATTGAACAACTTGCTTGATGTGGAATTTGTGCACGACTCCTCTGTGAGGTTATCTTTAACactctcttttctgtttttattagtgCAGCCACAGAGCTGATCTATTTTTTCCTCGTTTCTTAAGGATCCATGTGTttgtgacagagagaaaaacatttctGCAATCCTGTTACAAGATTCATGTGAGAAAACATCATttagtttggagaaaaatagaagaaaatcgATTTCTATGATATAAATGTTAGAAGTTCACATCCAAGCCCCCTAGTCATGAGGAGCAAAATGCCCCACAGCATCCTCCCCACACTTATTCATCTGATTgttgtgaaaaaatgtgaaaaaaaaaaattaattaatatcttggctggtaaataaataaaattatatcatgtttaaatgaaaatatataaaatcaactGATTCTCTGCTTATTTGAGCAAAAACTGCTAACTACAAAAAGTATTCGGGTGAAAAAAAATGATTAGGAATAATAAATGATTTAGACATTGGCCTCTCTTTAATGATGAAAGAATTGAAggattatttgttttgttttgtttaaaacttAGACCTTTTAAGGCTTAGCTTCATAAGAGTGGCATATTTAAATGAACttggccttttttttaaattcattctaaaagagagaaaaacaaaatgctCTTGATGACACAGTATTCATTATGTGAATTATAACATCTGTAGATACCTCAAATCAAAGTGACTCCTCAGTACATCTTCAGATATATTTGAAGTTTTGTGTTTGGGTTCTCACTCACTCTGTCCTGTTTCCCCTCTGTGTCTAATTATCTCtcactcactaacacacacagacacacacgcctTCTGTCCATTGGGGCAAAAAGTTAGACAAAGCCCAGTGGGTGGTCACTTCTAAGCTAGGCATTTTGCCCTTGGAGTCATGGCTCCATCTGACAAGGAGAGAGACCaaaagagggggagggaggaagaaagtctGAAACAGAAGGCTGAAGACGAGAGATTTCAAATAGATTTAATGGATAGTAGTAGCCATTAGTGGAAGAGTGAGTGGAAGAGGCTATGACATAGGCTGGAGAGAATAGCTCAGGCCCAAGGTGCTTCAGCCATGGAGGAAGAGAAGCTCTTTGATGATGTGGTAAACAGAGCAGGCGGCTGTACAAACAGCAAtcgagaaaaagaagaagacagaggaggaagaggaggaagagggtgtAAGAGAAGAGGGAAGCACACATCTCTTGTATAAAGGGTAAATGTGTCAGGCATGATGCTCCCCTCCCTCTGGGCTAGAAATGTCTTTGTGTGATGCCATGGTGACGGCTGGTGTGTTGGCGGAAGCTGATGTCATTGTGGGCTCGGCTCTCAAAAGAGACCAGCATTGGACTGGGGAATCAGGAAATGAGACCTGCTGTGTACACATGCTGGCACTGTGTATAGttcatacattcacacacacacacacacacacacacacacacacacacacacacacacatcttgcCAGTGCACAGAGTcacattattaaacataaagaTGCACATAAAGACATATATATCT encodes the following:
- the tnfsf13b gene encoding tumor necrosis factor ligand superfamily member 13B, encoding MGPAMAVLAGVQSGQKTGEGRLSWPVFLLTLAAVTSSSLSALSLYQLVALRAEVEGLKSEVYRRREEGQEVKHGGQTENISSRRGSQEPLHQPGSQQAFTHTRRKRMVSGTETLVSQPCLQLLANNSRKTFIKEFALEPHTGIPWQTGLRRGSALEADRDSILVREEGFYFVYSQVYYMDTTFAMGHVVIRRKRNVVGDEPQYVILFRCIQNMNPEYPYNTCYTGGIVKLEAGDNLELLIPRSTADVSLDGDATFVGAVKLA